One stretch of Bacteroidota bacterium DNA includes these proteins:
- a CDS encoding tryptophanase translates to MKTIIEPFKIKSIEPIRFTTVDERKAILEKAFYNPFLIRADDVLIDLLTDSGTSAMSAKQWAGMMEGDESYAGAKSFFRFEKAVRDLTGLKNIIPTHQGRAAEKILFSIIGGKGKFVPNNTHFDTTRANVEFSGAVAVDFQTEEGKRPDVIAPFKGNMNVAALEQFIQKTGAEHIPVCFITVTNNSGGGQPVSMQNIRETKALLNKYGIPLFIDACRFAENAFFIKKREKGYEHKSPKEIAQEMFSYADGVTMSAKKDAIVNMGGFLAMNDDSLALLARNLLIVTEGFPTYGGLAGRDLEAIAQGLEEVLDEHYLTYRLRSVEYLGNKLTEIGIPILLPPGGHAIYIDAKQFLPQIPPYEYPGQSVVCELYLIGGIRSVEIGSVMFGTYDEQGKVVSPAMELVRLAIPRRVYTQSHMDYVIECAVELYANRKNLRGYTITYEAPQLRHFTAQFKPL, encoded by the coding sequence ATGAAAACTATTATCGAACCATTTAAAATAAAATCCATTGAACCAATTCGATTCACCACAGTAGATGAACGAAAGGCGATATTGGAAAAAGCGTTTTACAATCCTTTCCTGATTCGTGCCGATGATGTGTTGATCGATCTGTTGACTGACAGCGGAACATCGGCCATGAGCGCAAAACAATGGGCGGGAATGATGGAAGGAGATGAATCGTACGCCGGAGCAAAAAGTTTCTTTCGATTTGAGAAAGCGGTTCGTGATCTTACCGGTTTAAAAAATATCATTCCAACGCATCAGGGACGTGCAGCCGAAAAAATTCTTTTTTCGATTATTGGTGGCAAAGGGAAGTTTGTCCCCAATAATACACATTTTGATACTACACGAGCTAATGTTGAGTTCAGCGGTGCAGTAGCAGTCGATTTTCAAACTGAAGAGGGGAAACGACCGGATGTTATTGCTCCGTTTAAGGGAAATATGAATGTTGCAGCACTTGAACAATTTATTCAAAAAACCGGCGCAGAACATATTCCTGTTTGTTTTATTACTGTCACCAATAATTCCGGCGGCGGCCAACCTGTCTCAATGCAAAACATACGAGAAACAAAAGCACTCTTGAATAAATATGGAATACCATTATTCATTGATGCCTGTCGATTTGCAGAAAATGCTTTTTTCATTAAAAAAAGAGAGAAGGGGTATGAACATAAATCCCCAAAAGAGATTGCACAAGAAATGTTTTCGTATGCCGATGGTGTGACAATGAGTGCTAAGAAAGATGCGATCGTCAACATGGGTGGTTTCTTGGCAATGAATGATGACTCTCTGGCATTGCTTGCAAGAAACTTATTGATCGTGACAGAAGGATTTCCTACATACGGAGGATTAGCTGGACGCGATCTTGAAGCGATTGCGCAAGGCTTAGAAGAAGTTCTGGATGAACATTACCTTACATATCGATTACGTTCCGTTGAGTATCTCGGCAATAAATTAACAGAGATCGGAATTCCAATACTTCTGCCACCGGGTGGTCACGCCATTTATATTGACGCAAAACAATTTTTACCACAGATACCTCCGTATGAATATCCGGGACAATCTGTTGTCTGCGAGTTATACTTGATTGGAGGCATTCGATCCGTTGAGATTGGAAGCGTTATGTTCGGAACGTATGATGAACAGGGGAAGGTTGTTTCGCCCGCAATGGAACTAGTCCGGTTGGCAATTCCGCGCCGTGTCTATACACAGAGTCATATGGATTATGTTATTGAGTGTGCAGTTGAGCTATATGCAAATCGAAAAAATCTTCGCGGATATACGATCACCTATGAAGCGCCACAACTGCGACATTTTACTGCACAGTTCAAGCCACTGTAA
- the nagA gene encoding N-acetylglucosamine-6-phosphate deacetylase, with amino-acid sequence MKYALKNIKIVTPFRIVNNGTIVITDKKITNMGKVGDVNLSSDIPVYDLNGKTVTPGFIDLLVHGGGGKGFADDSDESIKTVSDFFFSHGTTGMLASLFSKKIDLLKKDVDRIATYAEQHKDSNIWGIHMEGPFINPEIKGAHKIEYLWEPNVDMWNELNSSARGSIKLMTIAPELPGNIDVIRAAASQGVVPSIGHTLALYDDIEKAIDNGAAHVTHMFNAMRPFHHREPGIMVAALLRNELKVELIADGIHVDPIVMKLLHNIKGSGGIILVTDAIRACGMPDGEYHFMDQKIIVKNKRAFLENGTLAGSTLTMEEAIRNMVRMVGVPLTDAVRMASLNGAKVLGLEHEKGILAVGKDADLVVMDDDFVVHATIYEGQIKYQKGLLLN; translated from the coding sequence ATGAAGTATGCTCTTAAAAATATTAAAATCGTTACACCGTTTAGAATTGTAAATAACGGTACGATAGTTATTACAGATAAGAAAATCACCAATATGGGAAAGGTTGGTGATGTTAACCTCTCCTCTGATATTCCTGTTTATGATCTCAATGGAAAAACAGTAACTCCAGGATTTATTGATCTTCTTGTTCATGGTGGCGGGGGAAAAGGATTCGCTGATGATAGCGATGAATCAATAAAAACTGTTTCAGATTTCTTTTTTTCTCATGGAACAACCGGAATGTTGGCGTCATTGTTTAGCAAAAAAATCGATCTCCTAAAAAAAGATGTCGATAGAATTGCAACATACGCTGAACAGCACAAAGACTCGAATATATGGGGAATCCATATGGAGGGTCCGTTCATAAATCCGGAGATTAAAGGCGCACATAAAATTGAGTACTTATGGGAACCGAATGTTGACATGTGGAATGAATTAAATTCATCTGCACGCGGTTCTATAAAGCTCATGACAATTGCTCCTGAACTTCCCGGAAATATTGACGTGATCCGAGCAGCAGCAAGCCAGGGCGTTGTTCCTTCTATTGGACATACTCTTGCGTTGTATGATGACATTGAAAAAGCGATCGACAATGGCGCGGCACACGTTACACATATGTTCAATGCAATGCGCCCGTTTCATCATCGAGAACCAGGAATTATGGTAGCCGCATTACTCCGTAACGAATTAAAAGTAGAATTAATTGCAGACGGCATTCACGTCGATCCGATTGTGATGAAGCTCTTGCATAACATCAAAGGGAGCGGTGGAATCATTTTGGTGACAGATGCAATTAGAGCGTGTGGAATGCCGGATGGTGAATATCATTTTATGGATCAAAAAATTATTGTAAAAAATAAACGAGCGTTTTTAGAAAATGGAACACTGGCAGGAAGTACTCTTACGATGGAAGAAGCCATTCGCAATATGGTGCGTATGGTAGGAGTACCACTTACGGATGCAGTACGAATGGCTTCATTAAATGGAGCAAAAGTACTTGGATTGGAACACGAAAAAGGAATTCTGGCTGTTGGTAAAGATGCTGACCTTGTCGTTATGGATGATGATTTTGTTGTCCATGCAACTATTTACGAAGGACAAATAAAATATCAAAAAGGGTTACTATTGAACTAA
- a CDS encoding Lrp/AsnC family transcriptional regulator: MNSLHQLDDIDITILDILQKNGRTRRNDLAQAVELSIPSVSERMKKLEENGIITGYTTYVDPKKVGKDITAFITITVDSSKHYNSFIDHAKSTDEILEIHSVTGTGTHLIKIRTENTSSLEKLLSKIQAWSGIVNTTTSIVLSTMKETNKLKINKSK, encoded by the coding sequence GTGAATTCATTGCATCAACTAGATGATATCGACATTACAATACTCGATATCCTTCAAAAAAACGGCAGAACCCGTCGCAACGATCTTGCGCAGGCCGTTGAACTCAGCATACCCTCTGTCAGCGAGAGGATGAAAAAATTGGAAGAAAATGGAATCATCACCGGGTATACAACCTATGTTGATCCTAAAAAAGTAGGGAAGGACATTACTGCATTTATAACCATTACGGTGGATTCTTCAAAACATTATAATTCATTTATTGATCATGCTAAATCGACCGATGAAATTTTAGAAATCCATTCGGTGACAGGAACAGGCACTCATTTAATTAAAATCAGAACGGAAAATACCTCCAGCTTGGAAAAGCTACTTTCAAAAATTCAAGCATGGTCCGGAATTGTGAACACGACTACGAGTATTGTTTTGTCAACAATGAAAGAAACTAACAAACTTAAAATTAATAAATCAAAATAA
- the rpe gene encoding ribulose-phosphate 3-epimerase, which translates to MQTHELAILPSVLSANFAHLESDLKRVESAGAKILHLDIMDGHFVPNISFGPNVVKTINSISSLTLDTHLMIERPDQYLEHFKEAGADILTVHVEACTHLHRTITKIKELGMKAGVSLNPSTSLSTIQEILPYTDLILIMSVNPGFGGQKFIESSLTKIKSLAAMIAEQKLKTIIEVDGGLDLKTIKSVIDAGAHYLVAGNAVFGSADIESNFTILNSYIK; encoded by the coding sequence ATGCAAACACATGAATTAGCTATTCTCCCTTCTGTACTCTCGGCAAACTTTGCCCATCTTGAAAGTGATCTAAAACGTGTAGAATCCGCTGGAGCGAAAATTCTGCATCTCGATATCATGGACGGACATTTTGTGCCGAATATAAGTTTCGGCCCGAATGTAGTGAAAACTATCAATTCAATTTCCTCGCTTACTCTTGATACTCATTTAATGATTGAACGACCGGATCAATACTTGGAACATTTTAAGGAGGCAGGGGCTGATATTCTTACTGTCCACGTTGAAGCATGTACACATCTTCATAGAACAATTACGAAAATAAAAGAATTAGGCATGAAGGCAGGCGTCAGCTTAAATCCGTCAACGTCGTTGTCCACTATTCAAGAAATATTACCGTATACAGATTTGATATTGATCATGTCAGTCAATCCGGGATTTGGCGGACAAAAATTCATTGAATCCTCTCTGACTAAGATAAAATCACTTGCGGCAATGATTGCAGAACAAAAGTTAAAAACCATCATTGAAGTAGATGGGGGACTCGATTTAAAAACTATTAAAAGCGTCATCGATGCCGGAGCACATTATCTTGTTGCTGGAAATGCTGTTTTTGGGTCCGCAGATATTGAATCGAATTTTACCATCCTTAATTCGTACATTAAATAA
- a CDS encoding serine hydrolase, with product MTGQPSKDVAILKAKIESLISTHQGTFAIAFKDLGSNKSFYINEHKYFHAASTMKTPVMIEVFKQAHHKKLRLDDSIVVSNSFKSIIDSSAYSLELTDDSDDGLYKRLGQKESIYNLVFKMITVSSNLATNILIGIVGPDNIMNTMKELNLNDMKVLRGVEDTKAFQAGKNNTTTAFDLSIMFERIAKKQCVSVEACNSMLDILLAQKFNTMIPAKLPQTVKVAHKTGSITNVQHDSGIVYLPDGRSYVLVLLSKDLKSNSDGIEILSRVSEEIFNFMVQ from the coding sequence ATGACTGGCCAGCCCTCAAAAGATGTAGCAATACTTAAAGCCAAAATTGAATCGCTGATTTCAACTCATCAAGGTACTTTCGCTATTGCATTTAAGGATTTGGGCTCAAACAAAAGCTTCTATATTAATGAACATAAATATTTTCATGCAGCTAGTACTATGAAAACTCCTGTAATGATAGAAGTGTTCAAGCAGGCTCATCATAAGAAATTGCGATTGGATGACTCAATCGTTGTCTCAAACTCATTCAAAAGTATTATTGATAGCAGCGCCTATTCGTTAGAATTAACTGATGATAGTGATGACGGTTTATATAAACGCCTTGGACAAAAAGAGTCAATATATAATCTTGTGTTTAAGATGATTACCGTCAGCAGTAATCTTGCAACAAATATTCTGATTGGCATCGTAGGGCCTGACAATATTATGAATACGATGAAAGAATTGAATCTCAATGATATGAAAGTCCTTCGAGGAGTAGAAGATACTAAAGCATTCCAAGCAGGGAAAAATAACACAACTACGGCATTCGATCTTTCAATCATGTTCGAACGTATTGCAAAAAAACAATGCGTCTCAGTTGAAGCATGTAACTCAATGTTGGATATTTTACTCGCACAAAAATTCAACACGATGATTCCTGCTAAGCTTCCACAGACAGTGAAAGTTGCTCATAAAACCGGATCAATTACAAATGTTCAACATGATTCCGGAATTGTATATTTACCAGATGGTAGATCTTATGTATTGGTTTTGTTGTCAAAAGACTTAAAATCAAATAGTGATGGTATAGAAATTCTTTCAAGGGTTTCCGAAGAAATTTTTAATTTTATGGTTCAATAA
- a CDS encoding riboflavin synthase: MFTGIIEEIGTIRSIKKFGDGIEFTITARKVLSDLRIDNSICVNGVCLTVVRRSKTSFTIQAIKETLSKTNLGKLNINSEVNLERSVKLHDRLGGHLVQGHIDYTGTIKKIVVLKTSWMYSISFPKKYRKYLITVGSITVDGTSLTVAKLEREELIVAIIPYTYQHTIFHQYVKGTKVNLEFDIIGKYLESLVHYTS; encoded by the coding sequence ATGTTTACAGGAATAATAGAAGAAATTGGAACGATTCGTTCCATTAAGAAATTTGGTGATGGAATTGAATTTACCATCACCGCGCGAAAAGTACTTTCTGATCTTCGCATTGATAATAGTATTTGTGTTAATGGTGTTTGTCTAACGGTGGTTCGACGATCCAAAACTTCATTTACTATTCAGGCAATAAAAGAAACACTTTCGAAAACGAATCTTGGGAAGTTAAATATAAATAGTGAGGTTAACCTGGAACGTTCTGTAAAACTTCACGACCGATTGGGAGGCCACTTAGTTCAGGGACATATTGATTATACTGGTACTATTAAAAAAATAGTTGTTCTAAAAACAAGTTGGATGTATTCTATTTCATTTCCAAAAAAGTATCGAAAATATCTTATCACAGTCGGATCCATTACCGTTGATGGTACGAGTTTAACAGTCGCTAAACTGGAGCGAGAGGAGCTTATTGTTGCAATTATACCATATACATACCAACACACCATCTTCCATCAATATGTCAAAGGTACAAAAGTAAATTTAGAATTTGATATCATCGGCAAATATCTCGAGAGTTTAGTACATTATACTTCATGA
- a CDS encoding glutamine synthetase III, whose protein sequence is MSKPAKPVSTYFGENIFDLAKMQQMLPKNAYEKILNVINKSEKLDRDTANIVAIAMKDWSIAKGCTHYTHWFQPLTGFTAEKHDSFIDYSDSGKIIEAFTGKQLIQGEPDASSFPSGGIRATFEARGYTIWDPTSPVFVMEYPHGNTLCIPTVFISYTGETLDKKAPLLRSIDALNQSAMRMLKHFNNSATKVFSTLGVEQEYFLIDREYYNARPDLQQTGRTLFGKNPAKHQQLEDQYFGNIPERAFAFMTEIEEESYKLGIPLKTRHNEVAPNQFEVAPIFEDVNVAIDHNQILMDLMERIAQRHNLAVLLHEKPFAAVNGSGKHSNWALATDKGENLLNPGKTPQSNLQFLVFLVSTIKAVYKHSKLLRASIATAHNDHRLGANEAPPAIISVFLGELLTRVLDDLEKGKVTTDSDQAWINIGIDKIPEIPKDNTDRNRTSPFAFTGNKFEFRAVGSSQSPSTPITVLNTAMAESLDDIRLLIEKAVAGGKDFNIAVVEVLRKAISESKKVLFSGDGYSEAWHKEAAKRGLPNMKSSPEALASYLTKEAEHLFTKYKVYNEREIEAIYHIDIENYIKQVEIEAQVAKSMATTLYFSAATTYITELSQAVEGLKSTLGRGDKGAKTISVVIKDLSKLVSALYSEVATLEKSLGSAQKVEDIKKKGAAYLAVRKQTEAVRLIVDSLEVIVANDLWPVPKYSDMIVGL, encoded by the coding sequence ATGAGTAAACCGGCAAAACCAGTTTCGACATATTTTGGTGAGAACATATTTGACCTTGCCAAAATGCAACAAATGCTTCCGAAGAATGCATACGAGAAAATTCTCAATGTTATCAATAAAAGTGAAAAACTTGATCGCGATACAGCAAATATCGTAGCGATTGCTATGAAAGATTGGTCAATTGCGAAAGGATGTACACATTACACACACTGGTTCCAGCCTCTCACCGGATTTACCGCTGAAAAACATGATTCGTTCATTGATTACAGTGACAGCGGAAAAATTATTGAAGCGTTTACCGGAAAACAATTGATCCAGGGTGAACCGGATGCATCATCGTTTCCTTCAGGCGGAATTCGAGCAACGTTTGAAGCTCGTGGATATACCATTTGGGATCCGACTAGTCCAGTATTCGTCATGGAATACCCGCACGGAAACACACTGTGTATTCCGACAGTGTTTATTTCCTATACGGGAGAGACACTCGATAAAAAAGCTCCATTACTGCGATCTATCGATGCTTTAAACCAATCAGCAATGCGCATGCTGAAACATTTCAACAATTCGGCAACCAAGGTATTTTCGACTCTTGGTGTTGAACAGGAATATTTTTTAATCGATCGAGAATACTACAATGCTCGTCCTGATTTACAACAGACCGGCAGAACATTGTTTGGAAAAAATCCTGCAAAACATCAGCAGCTCGAAGATCAATATTTTGGCAATATTCCTGAACGGGCATTTGCATTCATGACGGAAATCGAAGAGGAATCCTACAAATTAGGTATTCCGTTGAAGACACGTCATAATGAAGTGGCTCCGAATCAATTTGAAGTGGCTCCGATATTTGAGGATGTCAACGTCGCAATAGATCATAATCAGATTTTGATGGATCTCATGGAACGGATTGCACAACGACACAACCTTGCTGTTCTGCTTCATGAAAAACCATTTGCCGCCGTTAATGGAAGCGGTAAACATAGTAATTGGGCACTTGCTACGGATAAAGGGGAAAATCTTTTAAATCCCGGTAAAACTCCGCAGTCAAATTTACAGTTTTTGGTTTTTTTAGTCTCCACCATTAAAGCTGTTTATAAACATTCCAAATTGTTGCGTGCATCGATTGCTACGGCACATAACGATCACAGACTAGGTGCAAACGAAGCACCTCCGGCAATTATTTCTGTATTCCTTGGAGAATTGCTGACGAGAGTTCTGGATGATCTTGAAAAAGGGAAAGTAACTACGGACTCAGATCAAGCATGGATCAATATCGGCATTGACAAAATCCCAGAGATTCCGAAAGATAATACTGATCGGAACAGAACTTCACCGTTTGCGTTCACTGGAAATAAATTTGAATTTAGAGCTGTAGGTTCAAGTCAGTCACCTTCCACACCAATCACTGTATTGAATACTGCAATGGCTGAGTCACTTGATGACATCCGCTTGTTGATCGAAAAAGCAGTTGCGGGCGGAAAAGATTTCAATATTGCCGTGGTAGAAGTCCTGCGAAAAGCTATATCTGAATCGAAAAAAGTGTTGTTCAGCGGCGATGGGTATTCGGAAGCTTGGCATAAAGAAGCTGCAAAACGCGGTTTGCCAAACATGAAGTCTTCGCCGGAAGCGCTAGCATCATATCTCACTAAAGAAGCAGAACATCTCTTTACGAAATACAAAGTCTATAATGAACGAGAGATAGAAGCTATCTATCATATTGATATTGAAAATTATATCAAACAGGTTGAGATTGAAGCACAAGTTGCAAAAAGCATGGCAACAACGCTCTATTTCTCTGCTGCCACAACATACATCACAGAACTCTCTCAGGCCGTAGAAGGATTAAAATCAACACTCGGTCGTGGAGACAAAGGTGCAAAAACAATTTCCGTGGTAATTAAAGATCTCTCGAAATTAGTATCCGCTCTTTATTCCGAAGTTGCAACACTTGAGAAGTCGTTGGGCTCCGCTCAAAAGGTAGAAGATATTAAAAAGAAAGGTGCAGCGTACCTGGCTGTTCGTAAACAGACTGAAGCCGTACGGTTAATTGTCGATTCTCTAGAAGTGATCGTTGCAAATGACCTCTGGCCAGTTCCAAAATATTCAGATATGATCGTCGGTTTGTAG
- a CDS encoding PASTA domain-containing protein produces the protein MINSKNAFVKIITSKTIRPFFWTLGLFIVALFLIDTFVMPYYVNKGGTLTVPKVVGVKEEQAKRILDSLHLEPRRGEIRQDPSYPEGYVILQNPAPDQVVKTGRRVYLTISGGEQDVIVPSLRGRSIRDSKFALDRAALKQGAIQYQVSIELPEGTIITQDIPAGSKVKKNTYISVIVSAGESIDSIYIPSLIGKTFTEAQKILKEKGLRAGNITFQINDELLPNTVIDQLPRENEVVTTQKDVDLFISQTPDKSNAKPNRD, from the coding sequence ATGATAAATTCAAAAAACGCATTTGTAAAAATTATAACATCGAAAACAATTCGCCCTTTCTTTTGGACACTGGGCCTCTTTATTGTCGCATTATTCCTTATTGATACTTTTGTGATGCCGTATTATGTGAATAAAGGTGGCACACTCACGGTTCCCAAAGTTGTGGGTGTGAAAGAGGAACAAGCAAAACGAATTCTTGACTCTCTTCATCTTGAACCACGAAGAGGCGAGATACGCCAAGATCCGTCCTATCCAGAAGGATATGTCATTCTGCAAAATCCTGCTCCTGATCAAGTGGTAAAGACAGGGAGAAGAGTATATCTTACAATTTCTGGAGGAGAACAAGATGTGATCGTTCCATCGCTCAGAGGAAGATCTATTCGTGATTCAAAATTTGCATTGGACAGAGCGGCGTTGAAGCAAGGTGCAATTCAATATCAAGTATCGATAGAATTACCTGAAGGAACGATTATCACACAGGATATCCCTGCCGGAAGTAAAGTAAAAAAGAACACATATATTAGTGTAATCGTCAGTGCTGGAGAATCTATCGATAGTATTTATATTCCTTCATTGATTGGAAAGACATTTACTGAAGCCCAAAAAATCTTAAAAGAAAAGGGACTTAGAGCAGGCAATATTACCTTTCAAATTAATGATGAATTATTGCCAAACACTGTAATTGACCAACTGCCAAGAGAAAATGAAGTTGTCACAACTCAAAAAGATGTGGATCTTTTCATTTCCCAAACTCCGGATAAATCGAACGCAAAACCGAATCGTGATTAA
- the ribD gene encoding bifunctional diaminohydroxyphosphoribosylaminopyrimidine deaminase/5-amino-6-(5-phosphoribosylamino)uracil reductase RibD yields MIRDDEYWMNRCLILAKRGMGFVSPNPLVGAVIVKNGSKIGEGYHEQFGDPHAEINAIRDALQKKQDLFGATIYINLEPCFHYGKTPPCVDAIIRHGFSRVVVAMDDPNPLVAGKSIKKLKEHGIKVIGGILRKQANALNEKFIIHILRNKPFVALKAAQTSDGFIAQHNGKGKWITNLQSRKHVHRLRSEYDAILVGANTVIQDDPLLTVRGIKRPNPVRVIVDGHFSVPITSRIFNSEAKTILYTLKQSAVKDISKRKYLKRKGIEIISLKSHHGILNIADILQDLHKRKIGSVFVEGGQRIFTQFMDARCVNKMYIFEAKKKYEDGVKTFGNISVSYKKKLILDKYFGTDRFREYTVEYP; encoded by the coding sequence ACCGTTGTTTGATCCTTGCAAAACGAGGAATGGGATTTGTCAGCCCTAATCCACTCGTTGGAGCAGTTATTGTCAAAAATGGTTCTAAAATTGGTGAAGGATATCATGAACAGTTTGGGGATCCACACGCAGAGATCAATGCCATAAGAGACGCGTTACAAAAGAAGCAAGATCTTTTTGGAGCAACTATCTATATAAATTTGGAACCATGTTTTCATTATGGAAAGACTCCGCCATGTGTTGATGCGATTATAAGACATGGTTTTTCGCGAGTTGTGGTGGCGATGGACGATCCAAATCCACTCGTTGCAGGCAAAAGCATTAAGAAACTGAAAGAACATGGCATTAAGGTTATCGGCGGGATTTTAAGAAAACAAGCCAATGCATTGAATGAAAAATTTATTATTCATATTCTGCGAAATAAGCCGTTTGTTGCACTAAAGGCTGCGCAAACCTCAGACGGGTTTATCGCTCAGCACAATGGTAAAGGTAAATGGATTACGAATCTTCAATCCAGAAAACATGTTCACCGACTTCGGAGTGAATATGATGCAATTCTTGTAGGTGCAAATACAGTCATTCAAGATGATCCTTTATTAACAGTGCGAGGGATTAAAAGACCAAACCCTGTCCGCGTTATTGTTGATGGACATTTTTCTGTTCCAATAACGAGCAGAATATTTAATAGTGAAGCAAAGACAATCTTGTATACATTAAAACAGAGCGCCGTTAAAGATATTTCCAAAAGAAAATATTTGAAGCGAAAAGGTATTGAAATAATTTCTCTAAAGAGTCACCATGGAATATTAAATATTGCTGATATTCTGCAAGATTTACATAAAAGAAAAATAGGATCTGTATTCGTAGAGGGTGGTCAGAGAATATTTACTCAATTTATGGATGCTCGTTGTGTTAATAAAATGTATATTTTTGAAGCAAAGAAGAAATATGAAGATGGCGTAAAAACTTTCGGAAATATTTCGGTATCTTATAAAAAGAAACTTATTTTAGATAAATATTTCGGAACTGACAGGTTTCGGGAATATACGGTAGAGTATCCATGA
- a CDS encoding adenine phosphoribosyltransferase has protein sequence MKLESIIRTIPDFPKQGIMFKDITTVLKNAEALQYCVNSFYEYYKNKKISKVIGIESRGFIIGTALAYRLGVGFVPIRKPGKLPAEKIRQEYQLEYGTDTIEMHKDAITPGERVILHDDVLATGGTMQAACKMVKQLGGNIVGLSFLIELAFLQPRNKLSGFDIHSLVSYDAE, from the coding sequence ATGAAACTTGAATCCATTATCAGAACAATACCCGATTTTCCTAAACAGGGAATAATGTTCAAAGACATCACAACGGTCTTGAAAAACGCTGAAGCACTGCAATATTGTGTCAATTCCTTCTATGAATACTATAAGAACAAAAAAATCTCAAAAGTTATTGGAATTGAATCACGCGGATTTATTATTGGAACGGCATTGGCTTATCGGCTGGGTGTTGGATTCGTTCCGATTCGAAAACCAGGCAAACTTCCCGCTGAAAAAATTCGGCAAGAGTACCAGTTGGAATACGGAACAGATACAATAGAAATGCATAAAGATGCAATCACACCTGGTGAACGTGTGATTTTGCATGACGATGTTTTGGCAACCGGCGGAACAATGCAGGCGGCATGCAAAATGGTAAAACAATTGGGCGGTAATATTGTCGGCTTATCATTTCTGATTGAGCTGGCATTTCTTCAACCACGAAATAAATTATCCGGCTTTGACATCCATTCATTGGTGAGTTATGATGCTGAATAA
- a CDS encoding Yip1 family protein, giving the protein MIVCPVCRHSNDDFAIKCESCSSFVQDRVPNLDFFAMIWMMIESPSEAFKKIIIAEHKNFVLLLSLFLGIGTIFTLMWANKSGNSFDNLFPLLLYGIVLGIMISIPLVCLLIGTFHISARILQGKGTLKETYGVIGWSLVPIMFSIMFVLPLEFGSLGLLMFSTNPSAYEVKPMVTIVLLGLDGLTVLWSMVLASFGISMAHRIRFVTSFILTLIVVGAVSTVSVYIYSSFNI; this is encoded by the coding sequence ATGATAGTTTGTCCTGTATGCCGACATTCCAACGATGATTTTGCAATCAAATGTGAATCGTGCAGCAGTTTTGTACAGGATCGAGTTCCCAATCTAGATTTTTTTGCAATGATCTGGATGATGATTGAATCGCCATCCGAAGCATTTAAAAAAATTATCATAGCGGAACACAAAAATTTTGTCCTCTTACTTAGTTTATTTCTTGGAATTGGGACAATCTTCACATTGATGTGGGCAAACAAATCGGGAAATTCGTTTGATAATTTATTCCCACTTTTACTCTATGGAATAGTTCTCGGTATTATGATCAGCATTCCATTAGTCTGTTTGCTGATAGGAACATTTCACATTAGTGCACGAATTTTACAAGGGAAGGGAACATTAAAAGAGACATATGGTGTAATTGGTTGGTCTCTTGTTCCGATAATGTTTTCGATAATGTTTGTTTTGCCGTTGGAATTTGGTTCGCTTGGATTGTTAATGTTCTCCACCAATCCAAGTGCTTATGAAGTGAAACCTATGGTCACCATTGTCTTGTTAGGATTGGATGGTCTTACGGTGTTGTGGAGTATGGTGCTGGCCTCCTTTGGCATTTCGATGGCGCATCGAATACGATTTGTAACAAGTTTTATATTGACCCTGATTGTTGTTGGGGCAGTCTCAACAGTAAGTGTATACATTTATTCATCATTTAACATTTAA